One Pseudoalteromonas sp. UG3-2 DNA window includes the following coding sequences:
- a CDS encoding cytochrome c oxidase assembly protein gives MQHGSLLKKLLLLTLGMFVFAFALVPLYDVFCDITGLNGKPAMTAAKQSESVVENRQVSVSFTTHSQSQAPFKVEAVTHAVTVKPGKLTDVKFTAKNLSADARVMQAIPSVSPGKAAKYLHKMACFCFDQQPMKGQQEVEFVLRFYVDTELPPEVEELTLSYALFDITERVSATEQTVNTSLLAYKEFNYEP, from the coding sequence ATGCAACACGGTAGCCTGCTGAAAAAGTTATTGTTATTGACTTTAGGTATGTTTGTTTTTGCGTTTGCACTGGTGCCGCTGTATGACGTTTTTTGTGATATTACCGGGTTAAACGGTAAACCAGCAATGACGGCAGCAAAACAGAGCGAGTCTGTTGTTGAGAATAGACAAGTGTCAGTGAGTTTTACTACGCATAGCCAGAGCCAGGCACCGTTTAAGGTAGAGGCAGTCACGCATGCTGTTACGGTAAAGCCCGGTAAACTTACTGATGTTAAGTTTACCGCCAAAAACCTCAGTGCAGATGCCCGAGTGATGCAAGCTATTCCATCCGTGTCACCAGGCAAAGCGGCCAAATATTTACACAAGATGGCCTGCTTTTGTTTTGATCAACAACCTATGAAAGGGCAGCAAGAAGTTGAATTTGTGCTGCGTTTTTATGTGGATACAGAGTTACCCCCTGAAGTTGAGGAGTTAACTCTATCGTATGCACTATTTGATATTACTGAGCGAGTGTCGGCAACAGAACAGACAGTAAATACCAGCCTGCTTGCTTATAAGGAGTTCAATTATGAACCATGA
- the ctaD gene encoding cytochrome c oxidase subunit I — MSAIVEEHSHHAPPKGLKRWLFTTNHKDIGTLYLLFSLAMFLIGGAMAMVIRAELFQPGLQLVDPHFFNQMTTVHGLIMVFGAVMPAFTGLANWMIPMMIGAPDMALPRMNNWSFWILPFAFAILLFSLFLEGGGPAFGWTFYAPLSTTYSNDNTAFFVFAVHIMGISSIMGAINVIVTIVNLRAPGMTWMKLPLFVWTWLITAFLLIAVMPVLAGAVTMVLTDKYFGTSFFDAAGGGDPVMFQHIFWFFGHPEVYIMILPAFGIISTIVPTFSRKKLFGYASMVYATASIALLSFVVWAHHMFTTGMPLAGELFFMYATMLISVPTGVKVFNWVATMWRGAISFEVPMMFAIAFIVLFTIGGFSGLMLAITPADFQYHDTYFVVAHFHYVLVTGAVFSIMAAAYYWLPKWTGHMFDIKLAKFHFWLSLISVNILFFPMHFVGLAGMPRRIPDYALQFADFNAIISIGGFAFGLSQLLFVAVVYKCARGGEQVPGKVWDGAEGLEWDVPSPAPHHTFSTPPEIK, encoded by the coding sequence ATGAGTGCCATTGTCGAAGAACATTCACACCACGCCCCCCCGAAAGGCTTGAAGCGTTGGCTTTTTACTACCAATCATAAAGATATTGGAACACTGTATTTACTCTTCTCTCTTGCGATGTTCCTTATTGGCGGTGCCATGGCGATGGTCATAAGGGCTGAGTTATTTCAACCAGGTCTGCAATTAGTTGACCCTCACTTCTTTAACCAGATGACCACAGTGCACGGGTTAATTATGGTATTTGGGGCGGTTATGCCTGCCTTCACAGGGTTAGCTAACTGGATGATCCCAATGATGATCGGAGCGCCTGATATGGCCTTGCCGAGAATGAATAACTGGAGCTTTTGGATACTGCCATTTGCCTTTGCCATTTTACTTTTCTCGCTTTTCTTAGAAGGCGGTGGCCCTGCATTTGGTTGGACCTTCTATGCGCCACTGTCGACCACCTATAGTAACGACAATACGGCATTTTTTGTTTTTGCGGTGCATATTATGGGGATCAGCTCAATTATGGGGGCGATCAATGTCATTGTTACCATCGTTAACCTCAGAGCGCCAGGCATGACTTGGATGAAGTTACCTTTGTTCGTTTGGACCTGGTTGATTACTGCCTTTTTGTTAATAGCGGTGATGCCGGTGCTTGCTGGAGCGGTCACTATGGTACTAACCGATAAGTATTTTGGTACAAGCTTCTTTGATGCCGCAGGTGGTGGTGATCCGGTGATGTTTCAACATATCTTCTGGTTCTTTGGTCACCCAGAAGTATACATTATGATTTTGCCAGCATTTGGGATAATCTCCACGATTGTTCCTACCTTCTCGCGCAAAAAACTATTTGGCTATGCCTCCATGGTATATGCCACAGCGTCTATCGCTTTATTATCTTTTGTGGTTTGGGCGCACCATATGTTTACCACCGGTATGCCGCTGGCAGGTGAACTCTTCTTCATGTATGCCACCATGCTAATTTCAGTGCCAACCGGAGTGAAAGTCTTTAACTGGGTCGCAACCATGTGGCGTGGAGCGATAAGTTTTGAAGTGCCGATGATGTTTGCTATTGCCTTCATTGTGTTGTTCACAATAGGGGGGTTTTCAGGGTTAATGTTAGCCATTACGCCCGCAGACTTTCAGTATCACGATACTTACTTTGTAGTCGCACATTTCCATTATGTATTAGTCACTGGTGCTGTGTTCTCTATTATGGCAGCGGCTTATTACTGGTTGCCGAAATGGACTGGCCATATGTTCGACATTAAGTTAGCTAAATTCCACTTCTGGCTATCTCTGATCAGTGTCAACATCTTGTTCTTCCCAATGCACTTTGTTGGCTTAGCTGGTATGCCGAGACGGATCCCAGATTACGCTCTGCAGTTTGCCGACTTCAATGCCATCATAAGTATTGGTGGATTTGCCTTTGGTTTATCGCAACTGCTGTTTGTGGCGGTGGTGTATAAGTGTGCACGAGGAGGTGAACAAGTGCCTGGTAAAGTATGGGATGGCGCAGAAGGCCTGGAGTGGGACGTGCCTTCACCTGCACCGCACCATACTTTCTCTACCCCTCCGGAGATTAAGTAA
- a CDS encoding cytochrome c oxidase subunit 3 translates to MNHEHEKYYVPEQSPWPIVGAVALFFIAVGAALTVIQAEAQESSGVLLLLVGIAILIYMVFGWFRNVIHESQTGLYSKQMDRSFKQGMGWFIFSEVMFFAAFFGALLYARMFAIPWLGGASNNAMTHEVLWPQFEAIWPLVTTPGGTETQAMGWQGLPLINTIILLISSVTLSIAHVALEKEQRKKVTAFLGLTVLLGIGFLTLQVEEYIHAYEELGLTLQSGVYGNTFFLLTGFHGLHVTLGAIILFVVWLRVIKGHFSAKNHFAFQAGAWYWHFVDVVWLCLFVFVYVL, encoded by the coding sequence ATGAACCATGAACATGAGAAGTACTACGTTCCCGAGCAAAGCCCATGGCCTATTGTGGGCGCGGTTGCTTTGTTTTTTATCGCCGTTGGTGCGGCACTAACGGTTATTCAAGCTGAGGCGCAGGAAAGTAGCGGCGTTTTATTACTTTTAGTTGGGATTGCGATCCTGATTTATATGGTATTTGGCTGGTTTCGAAACGTCATTCATGAATCGCAAACCGGCTTATACTCAAAGCAAATGGACCGCTCTTTCAAGCAAGGTATGGGTTGGTTTATATTTTCTGAAGTGATGTTCTTTGCGGCTTTTTTTGGCGCATTACTCTACGCCAGAATGTTTGCTATTCCATGGCTTGGAGGGGCTAGCAACAACGCCATGACACACGAAGTATTATGGCCTCAGTTTGAAGCGATTTGGCCTTTGGTGACTACGCCAGGTGGTACTGAAACACAAGCGATGGGCTGGCAGGGGTTACCATTAATTAACACCATTATACTGCTAATTTCTTCGGTTACTTTGAGCATAGCGCACGTGGCTCTTGAAAAAGAGCAGCGCAAGAAGGTCACTGCATTTTTAGGTTTAACGGTGTTGCTGGGGATCGGCTTTTTGACCTTACAGGTTGAAGAGTACATCCATGCTTATGAAGAGCTTGGTTTAACTTTGCAATCGGGTGTGTATGGTAATACCTTCTTTCTTCTAACCGGTTTTCATGGCCTCCATGTCACCCTTGGCGCCATCATTTTATTCGTAGTCTGGCTGCGCGTTATCAAAGGTCACTTTAGCGCGAAGAACCATTTTGCGTTTCAGGCGGGTGCTTGGTATTGGCACTTTGTTGATGTGGTGTGGTTGTGCTTATTTGTGTTTGTGTATGTGTTGTAG
- the coxB gene encoding cytochrome c oxidase subunit II: MKICRLVATFVTMLIAMPSLANSAYNMRQGVTDISQQVYDLHMTIFLICCVIGVVVFAVMFWALLKHRKSKGVVPAQFHESTKVEILWTAIPFVILIAMAVPATKTLIAMEDTSKADLTIKVTGSQWKWHYEYMGHDVDFFSLLSTPKDEIADLKDKNQNYLLEVDKHLVIPTDRKVRFLMTSDDVIHSWWVPDFAVKKDANPGFINEAWTKVNEEGIYRGQCAELCGKDHGFMPIVVEAVEPQEFDLWLENAKAEKAAEQAASAEVAQQTFSKEELMEVGEQTYMAYCAACHQPTGLGLPGVFPALKDNKVVVGDIKEHIDVLLLGRPGTAMQAFAKQLTIKQIAGVITYKRNSWGNDTGEVIQPSDVQKEIDALEEAEK; the protein is encoded by the coding sequence ATGAAAATTTGTCGATTAGTTGCCACATTCGTCACCATGCTGATCGCAATGCCATCATTAGCCAATAGTGCTTATAATATGAGGCAGGGTGTGACGGATATTAGCCAGCAAGTGTATGACCTCCATATGACTATCTTTTTGATATGTTGTGTCATTGGGGTTGTTGTATTTGCTGTGATGTTTTGGGCTTTGCTCAAACATCGGAAGTCTAAAGGGGTTGTACCAGCCCAATTTCATGAAAGCACCAAAGTTGAGATCCTATGGACCGCTATTCCCTTTGTGATCTTAATAGCAATGGCGGTTCCCGCCACCAAAACCTTGATTGCAATGGAAGACACCAGTAAAGCCGATTTGACCATTAAAGTCACCGGTTCCCAATGGAAGTGGCATTATGAATACATGGGTCATGATGTTGATTTCTTTTCATTGCTTTCCACACCGAAAGATGAAATAGCCGATCTCAAAGATAAAAACCAAAACTATTTGCTAGAAGTAGACAAACACTTGGTTATTCCAACCGACAGGAAAGTGCGCTTTCTAATGACCTCAGACGATGTCATCCATTCTTGGTGGGTGCCTGACTTTGCAGTCAAAAAGGACGCCAATCCAGGGTTTATCAACGAAGCCTGGACTAAGGTAAATGAGGAGGGCATTTATCGTGGTCAATGTGCCGAGCTTTGCGGCAAAGATCACGGCTTTATGCCGATTGTTGTTGAAGCTGTTGAGCCACAAGAGTTTGATCTTTGGCTTGAAAATGCCAAAGCAGAAAAAGCTGCTGAGCAAGCAGCCTCGGCGGAAGTTGCACAACAAACCTTTTCCAAAGAAGAGCTGATGGAAGTGGGAGAGCAAACCTATATGGCATACTGCGCTGCCTGTCACCAGCCTACAGGGCTTGGCTTACCAGGTGTCTTCCCGGCTTTAAAAGATAACAAAGTGGTAGTTGGAGATATTAAAGAGCATATCGACGTATTGCTGCTAGGTCGTCCAGGTACTGCAATGCAGGCATTTGCTAAACAACTGACAATAAAACAAATCGCGGGCGTTATTACCTACAAAAGAAATAGTTGGGGTAACGACACTGGAGAAGTGATACAGCCGAGCGATGTACAAAAAGAAATCGATGCGCTAGAGGAGGCTGAAAAATGA